From Trichoderma atroviride chromosome 1, complete sequence, one genomic window encodes:
- a CDS encoding uncharacterized protein (MEROPS:MER0060647~BUSCO:EOG092D1YHF), giving the protein MFSKLAANFAQKTATAAAGSTRRVAFQARFVSGQTLASSTKGKTVPFQTAQNGASLPATFTIRDGPVFRGKAFGANTNISGEAVFTTSLVGYPESMTDPSYRGQILVFTQPLIGNYGVPSSERDQYNLLKYFESPHIQCAGVVVSDVALQYSHWTAVESLSDWCAREGVPAISGVDTRAIVTFLREQGSSLARISVGDEYDADEDEGFVDPGQINLVKRVSTKAPFVVESPNADLHIALIDCGVKENILRSLVSRGASLTVFPYNYPIHKVAHHFDGVFISNGPGDPIHCQETVYNLARLMETSPIPIMGICLGHQLLAMAVGAKTIKMKYGNRAHNIPALDLTTGQCHITSQNHGYAVDSSSLPNDFKEYFVNLNDGSNEGMMHRTRPIFSTQFHPEAKGGPMDSSYLFEKYLENVRAAKSAQHVFKDNRPSQYILDVLSKERVGVEPTPLVGFA; this is encoded by the exons ATGTTCTCCAAGCTGGCGGCCAATTTTGCCCAGAAAACGGCCACTGCTGCCGCGGGCTCCACTCGCCGAGTTGCTTTCCAGGCCCGATTTGTGTCTGGCCAGACTCTTGCCAGCAGCACAAAGGGAAAGACTGTGCCTTTCCAGACTGCTCAAAACGGGGCTTCTCTGCCGGCCACTTTTACCATCCGA GATGGCCCCGTTTTCCGAGGCAAGGCCTTTGGtgccaacaccaacatcTCTGGCGAGGCCGTCTTCACCACTTCTCTCGTCGGCTACCCCGAATCCATGACCGACCCCTCTTACCGTGGCCAAATCCTCGTCTTCACCCAGCCCCTGATTGGCAACTACGGCGTTCCCTCTAGTGAGCGTGACCAGTACAACCTTTTGAAGTACTTTGAATCTCCTCACATTCAATGTGCCGGTGTTGTTGTTTCCGATGTCGCCCTTCAATATAGCCACTGGACCGCCGTCGAGAGTCTGAGCGACTGGTGTGCCCGTGAGGGTGTTCCCGCCATCTCCGGCGTCGATACTCGAGCCATTGTCACCTTTCTCCGAGAGCAGGGTTCCTCCCTCGCTAGGATCTCCGTTGGCGACGAGTACGatgccgacgaggacgaaggcTTTGTCGACCCTGGCCAGATCAACCTGGTCAAGCGCGTCAGCACAAAGGCTCCCTTTGTGGTTGAGTCTCCCAACGCTGACCTCCACATTGCTCTGATCGACTGCGGTGTCAAGGAGAACATCCTCCGCAGCTTGGTCAGCCGTGGTGCTTCGCTCACCGTCTTCCCTTACAACTACCCGATCCACAAGGTTGCCCACCACTTTGACGgtgtcttcatctccaacgGCCCCGGCGACCCAATCCACTGCCAGGAGACCGTCTACAACCTCGCCCGCCTGATGGAGACGTctcccatccccatcatGGGAATCTGTCTCGGCCACCAGcttctggccatggccgtcgGCGCAAAGACCATCAAGATGAAGTACGGCAACCGAGCCCACAACATCCCTGCCCTGGACTTGACCACCGGCCAGTGCCACATCACATCTCAGAACCACGGATACGCCGTCGACTCCAGCTCGCTGCCCAACGACTTCAAGGAGTACTTTGTCAACCTCAACGACGGCAGCAACGAGGGAATGATGCACCGCACCCGCCCCATCTTCTCTACCCAGTTCCACCCCGAGGCCAAGGGTGGCCCAATGGACAGCTCATACCTCTTCGAGAAGTACCTCGAGAACGTCCGCGCCGCCAAGAGCGCTCAGCACGTCTTCAAGGATAACCGGCCCAGCCAGTACATCCTTGACGTTCTGAGCAAGGAGCGTGTCGGTGTTGAGCCTACTCCTCTTGTTGGCTTTGCCTAA